One Mycolicibacterium parafortuitum DNA segment encodes these proteins:
- the hisI gene encoding phosphoribosyl-AMP cyclohydrolase, with amino-acid sequence MSGLDPAIAARLKRNAEGLFTAVVQERGSGDVLMVAWMDDDALARTLETREATYFSRSRNEQWVKGLTSGHTQHVHSVRLDCDGDTVLLEVDQVGGACHTGDHSCFDADLLLGPEA; translated from the coding sequence ATGAGCGGTCTCGACCCCGCGATCGCGGCCAGGCTCAAGCGCAACGCCGAAGGCCTGTTCACCGCTGTCGTGCAGGAACGCGGCAGCGGGGACGTGCTGATGGTGGCCTGGATGGACGACGACGCGCTGGCTCGCACGCTGGAAACCCGTGAGGCGACGTACTTTTCCCGCTCCCGCAACGAGCAGTGGGTGAAGGGCCTGACATCGGGCCACACCCAGCATGTGCACTCGGTGCGACTGGACTGCGACGGGGACACCGTGCTGCTGGAGGTCGATCAGGTCGGCGGCGCCTGCCATACCGGCGACCACAGCTGTTTCGACGCCGACCTGCTGCTCGGCCCGGAGGCGTAG